From a single Camelus bactrianus isolate YW-2024 breed Bactrian camel chromosome 11, ASM4877302v1, whole genome shotgun sequence genomic region:
- the CSGALNACT2 gene encoding chondroitin sulfate N-acetylgalactosaminyltransferase 2 isoform X3 has product MPRRGLILQTRTHWLLFGLALLCSLVLFLYLLECAPQTDGNASLPGVIGENYGKEYYQALLQEQEEHYQTRATSLKRQIAQLKQELQEMSEKMRSLQERRNVGANGIGYQGNKEQAPSDLLEFLHSQIDKAEVSIGARLPSEYGVIPFESFTLMKVFQLEMGLTRHPEEKPVRKDKRDELVEVIEAGLEVINNPDEDDEQEDEDGPLGEKLIFNENDFIEGYYRTERDKGTQYELFFKKADLMEYRHVTLFRPFGPLMKVKSEMIDITRSIINIIVPLAERTEAFSQFMQNFRDVCIHQDKRIHLTVVYFGKEGLSEVKSILESVASCGHSLRVQIWPAILLESFN; this is encoded by the exons ATGCCTAGAAGAGGATTGATTCTTCAGACCCGGACCCACTGGCTACTGTTTGGTCTTGCTTTACTCTGCAGTTTGGtgttatttttatatcttctggAATGTGCCCCCCAGACTGATGGAAATGCATCTCTTCCTGGTGTCATTGGGGAAAATTATGGTAAAGAATATTATCAAGCCCTCCTACAGGAACAAGAAGAACATTATCAAACCAGAGCAACCAGTCTGAAACGCCAAATTGCCCAATTAAAACAAGAATTACAAGAAATGAGCGAGAAGATGAGATCATTGCAGGAGAGAAGGAATGTAGGGGCTAATGGCATAGGCTATCAAGGAAACAAAGAGCAAGCACCTAGTGATCTTTTAGAGTTCCTTCATTCCCAAATTGACAAAGCAGAAGTCAGCATAGGAGCCAGACTACCTAGTGAGTATGGAGTCATTCCCTTTGAAAGTTTTACCTTAATGAAAGTATTCCAGTTGGAAATGGGTCTCACTCGCCATCCTGAGGAAAAGCCAGTTAGAAAAGATAAGCGAGATGAATTGGTAGAAGTTATTGAAGCCGGCTTGGAGGTCATTAATAATCCTGATGAAGATGATGAACAGGAAGATGAGGATGGTCCCCTTGGAGAGAAACTGATATTTAATGAAAATGACTTCATAGAAG GTTATTATCGTACTGAGAGAGATAAGGGCACACAGTATGAGCTCTTTTTTAAGAAAGCAGACCTTATGGAATATAGACACGTGACCCTCTTCCGCCCTTTTGGACCTCTCATGAAAGTGAAAAGCGAGATGATTGACATTACTAGGTCAATTATTAATATCATCGTGCCACTTGCTGAAAGGACTGAAGCGTTCTCGCAGTTTATGCAGAACTTCAG GGATGTATGTATTCATCAGGACAAGAGAATTCATCTCACAGTGGTGTATTTTGGTAAAGAAGGACTATCTGAAGTCAAGTCTATCCTCGAATCTGTCGCAAG TTGTGGCCATTCCCTAAGAGTCCAGATTTGGCCGGCCATTCTTCTCGAATCGTTCAACTAA